In Gordonia sp. SL306, the genomic window GTGGCCGCGCTGCAGGTCGCCGAACGCGAAGGCCCGGACGCGGTCGTCGTCGTGCTGCTGCCCGATGGTGGCCGTGGCTACCTGGGCAAGATCTTCAACGACAGATGGATGAGCAGTTACGGCTTCCTCCGGTCCCCGCTCGACGGCAAGGCCACCGAGCCGCTCGTCGGTGACGTGTTGCGCGGCAAGGCCGGAGCGTTGCCGGATCTGGTTCACACCCATCCGTCCGAGACGCTGAGGGATGCCATCGAGATCCTGCGCGAATACGGCGTCTCCCAGATGCCGGTCGTCGGGGCCGAGCCCCCGGTGATGGCCGGTGAGGTCGCAGGTGCGGTGACCGAGCGGGACCTGTTGGGTGCGGTCTTCGAGGGCCGCGCCAGTCTGGCCGACCCGGTGTCGGCCCATATGGGTGATCCGTTCCCGCTCATCGGGTCCGGCGAGCCGGTGTCGGCGGCCACCAAGGTGCTCTCGGAGTCGGATGCCCTCATGGTGGTGGAGGACGGTAAGCCGATCGGTGTCATCACCCGCCACGACCTGCTGGCCTTCGTCAGCAGCAACCCCATCGTCGGATAGGAAGTCGAGCCATGAGCGAGAAGCGCAGTGCCGCGGATTCGACCCGCTGGCAAGGATTTTCCACCCAGGCCATCCACGCCGGATACGATCCTGACCCGCAGACCGGTGCCGTGAACGTGCCGATCTATGCGAGCTCGACGTTCGCGCAGGACGGTGTGGGCGGCCTCCGCGACGGGTTCGAGTACGCCCGAACGGGTAACCCGACGCGGCGCGCCCTCGAGGCCAACATCGCTGCGCTCGAACGTGGCGCGTACGGACGGGGCTTTGCCTCGGGCATGGCCGCGACCGACGCGCTGCTGCGTGCGACGCTTCGACCCGGCGACCATCTGGTGATCCCCAACGACGCCTACGGTGGCACGTTCCGCCTCATCGACAAGGTCTTCTCCCAGTGGGGGATCACGTACTCGGCCGCTCCGGTGTCCGATGTCGACGCGGTCCGGGCGGCCATCACGCCCGCCACCAAACTGGTCTGGATCGAGACCCCGACGAATCCGCTGCTGAACGTCGGCGACATCGAGGCGCTCGCCGCGGTGGCGCACGAGGCCGGTGCGAAGCTGGTGGTGGACAACACCTTTGCGTCTCCCTACCTGCAGCAGCCGATCACGCTGGGCGCCGATGTGGTGCTGCACTCGACGACCAAGTATCTGGGCGGACACTCCGATGTGGTCGGTGGCGCACTGGTCACCAACAGCGAGGAACTCGACGAGGCGGTGGCGTTCCTGCAGAACGGTGCAGGTGCCGTGCCGGGCCCGTTCGACGCCTACCTCACCATGCGCGGCATCAAGACCCTGGCCGTGCGAATGGACCGACACAGCGACAACGCCGAACGCGTCGTCGAGTACCTCTCGTCGCATCCCAAGATCGATTCGGTGCTGTACCCCGGACTGGCACAGCACCCCGGACACGAGGTCGCGGCCAAGCAGATGCGGCGGTTCGGCGGCATGGTGTCGGTCCGGGTCAAGGGCGGACAAGTTGCCGCGCAGGAGTTCTGCGCGCGGACCGAGGTGTTCACCCTGGCCGAGTCGCTCGGTGGCATCGAGTCGTTGATCGAGCACCCCGGTGCCATGACACACGCATCGACGGCCGGCTCTCTGCTGGAGGTCCCCGCCGATCTGGTGCGCCTCTCGGTCGGCATCGAGGACATCGCCGATCTCCTCGGCGACCTCGAAAACGCGTTGGGCTGACGTCGGACGGCCCAGGGGCCGATACTGGCGAACATGCTCCTCACCTCCGCCGAGATCGACGACGCAGGGCAGGCCCTGTCCGGTGTCATGCGCCGCACCCCGATGGTGGCCTCGCGTGTGCTCTCCGAACGGATCGGGTGCGAGGTCTGGCTGAAGTGCGAGAACCTCCAGCGCACGGGGTCGTTCAAGCCACGCGGTGCATACCTGCGCATCTCTCGCTTGTCGGCCGAAGAACGATCACGTGGTGTGGTCGCGGCCAGCGCCGGAAATCACGCCCAGGGCGTCGCGTGGTCGGCGGGCACACTCGGCATCACCGCGCGCGTCTACATGCCGCGCGGCGCAGCGCTGCCCAAGGTGGCGGCGACGAAAGCCTATGGCGCGGAGGTCGTCCTCGAGGGGTCGACCGTCGACGAGGCGCTCGTCGCGGCTCGGCGGTTCGCCGATGAGACGGGCGCGGTGCTGGTGCATCCCTTCGATCACCCCGACATCGTGGCCGGGCAGGCGACCGTCGGGACCGAGATCCTGACCCAGATGCCCGACGTCGACGCGATCGTCGTTCCCCTTGGCGGGGGTGGTCTGCTGGCCGGGGTCGCGGCGGCCGTGAAGGCACGACGCCCCGAGGTCACCGTCATCGGGGTGCAGGCCGCGCAGGCCGCGGCCTGGCCGCGATCTCTCGCCGAGGGCCACCCGGTTGCGGCCGCATCGATGAACACGATGGCCGACGGCATCGCCGTCGCGATGCCCGGCGACGTCCCGTTCGCGCACATCAGTGAGCTGGTGGATTCGGTGGTCACCGTCAGCGAGGAATCGCTGAGCACGGCCCTGCTGCTGATGCTCGAACGGGCGAAGCTGGTGGTCGAGCCGGCCGGGGCGGCCGCGGTCGCCGCACTGACGGCCGGTGGCCTCGAGCTGTCGGGCAAGGTGTGCGTCATCGTGTCCGGCGGCAACATCGATCCGTTGCTGCTGAGTCATGTCACGACGCACGGGCTGACCGCCGCAGGCCGGTTCCTCACCGTCACCGCAACCGTCGCCGACCGCCCGGGCGGGTTGATCGCCCTGCTGGAATTGCTCCGCGACCGTGGGGCCAGCGTCGTCGACGTGGTGCACTCCCGGGTTGCCGACGACCTCTACCTCGACGAGGTCCAGGTGACCGTCAGCGTCGAGACCAGGGGACCCGAGCACCAGCGTGAGGTTCGTCGTGCGCTGTCGGAGGCGGGCTTCCTCCGCGAGTGAGCCCACGCTTCACCCCGACAGCAACCAAGATCCCGCCGACAGCAACCGTAAACTCGCCGACGGCAACCAGTATCTCGCCGACAGCAACCTGTGACCACGCGTCGGGGAAGCCCGTCGCCGGCAAATACGGTGCTCTCGGCGGGGAGACGGTTGCTGTCGGCGGGGTACCGGTTGCTGTCGGCGGGGAACGGTGCCGTCGGTCAGGACTGCGGCATCAACTTCGCGAAATGCCGCACCGTGTCGGTTTCGACCGTTTTGAACACGGTCGATGCGGTGGGACCCGAGAACGCGGTGACCGCCTTCGCCGAGGTGGAGAGTTCCAAGGCGAAGGACCAGACGAGTCGGCACCCGACCTCGGCCTGTCGTACCTCGGTGAGTTCCCCGAACCTCTTGAGACCCGGCGTCGACGCGGACACGGCGTAGAAGGCATTGCGGTACTCACCGGCGGCCTCGTCCTCGTCCCAGACGAAGAAGTGTTCGGACAGCCCTGCCACCCCGAGTGATGCCTTGCGGGTGGTGCCGACGCCATACGGCGGCGGCGAGGTGAACTCGATGGATTTGATTGCGCGACACCAGTCGAGCGTGTTCTGCCGGGTGAACTCGGCCCACGCGCGCTGCGGCGTCACGGGCAGGTTCACATCCATGCGGTAGGTGATCGGTGCGGACTCGAAGAAGTCGAGGTCGATGGCCTCGAGAGGGTAACTGCGCGCCATGGTTCCATTCATACACGTAGGGACTGATCGGCTTGCGCCATGTGGCGCTAACCTGACTGGGTGTCCGCGTCCGAGAACATCACCGTGATCGGCCTGCTGGGGCCGGTCGCCGTGGGGCGGGGGTG contains:
- a CDS encoding cystathionine gamma-synthase; translated protein: MSEKRSAADSTRWQGFSTQAIHAGYDPDPQTGAVNVPIYASSTFAQDGVGGLRDGFEYARTGNPTRRALEANIAALERGAYGRGFASGMAATDALLRATLRPGDHLVIPNDAYGGTFRLIDKVFSQWGITYSAAPVSDVDAVRAAITPATKLVWIETPTNPLLNVGDIEALAAVAHEAGAKLVVDNTFASPYLQQPITLGADVVLHSTTKYLGGHSDVVGGALVTNSEELDEAVAFLQNGAGAVPGPFDAYLTMRGIKTLAVRMDRHSDNAERVVEYLSSHPKIDSVLYPGLAQHPGHEVAAKQMRRFGGMVSVRVKGGQVAAQEFCARTEVFTLAESLGGIESLIEHPGAMTHASTAGSLLEVPADLVRLSVGIEDIADLLGDLENALG
- the ilvA gene encoding threonine ammonia-lyase, giving the protein MLLTSAEIDDAGQALSGVMRRTPMVASRVLSERIGCEVWLKCENLQRTGSFKPRGAYLRISRLSAEERSRGVVAASAGNHAQGVAWSAGTLGITARVYMPRGAALPKVAATKAYGAEVVLEGSTVDEALVAARRFADETGAVLVHPFDHPDIVAGQATVGTEILTQMPDVDAIVVPLGGGGLLAGVAAAVKARRPEVTVIGVQAAQAAAWPRSLAEGHPVAAASMNTMADGIAVAMPGDVPFAHISELVDSVVTVSEESLSTALLLMLERAKLVVEPAGAAAVAALTAGGLELSGKVCVIVSGGNIDPLLLSHVTTHGLTAAGRFLTVTATVADRPGGLIALLELLRDRGASVVDVVHSRVADDLYLDEVQVTVSVETRGPEHQREVRRALSEAGFLRE
- a CDS encoding SRPBCC family protein — encoded protein: MARSYPLEAIDLDFFESAPITYRMDVNLPVTPQRAWAEFTRQNTLDWCRAIKSIEFTSPPPYGVGTTRKASLGVAGLSEHFFVWDEDEAAGEYRNAFYAVSASTPGLKRFGELTEVRQAEVGCRLVWSFALELSTSAKAVTAFSGPTASTVFKTVETDTVRHFAKLMPQS